A genome region from Stenotrophomonas maltophilia includes the following:
- a CDS encoding DUF1415 domain-containing protein, which translates to MTDTHLPTDDPIAATRLWLERIVIGLNLCPFAKAVYVKDQVRFVLSDATTPEALVEQLAEELVLLRDTPAEQIDTTLIVHPQVLTDFLDYNDFLDNADAAIEALDLQGILQVASFHPDYQFEGVAADDASNYTNRAPFPTLHLLREDSVARAVDVYPDPDVIVERNIQTLDRIGVDGWHRRLRGDDLS; encoded by the coding sequence ATGACCGACACCCACCTGCCCACCGATGACCCGATCGCCGCCACCCGCCTGTGGCTGGAGCGCATCGTCATCGGCCTGAACCTGTGCCCGTTCGCCAAGGCGGTATACGTGAAGGACCAGGTCCGTTTCGTGCTCAGCGATGCGACCACGCCGGAAGCGCTGGTCGAACAGCTGGCCGAGGAGCTGGTGCTGCTGCGCGATACGCCGGCCGAGCAGATCGATACCACGCTGATCGTGCATCCGCAGGTGCTGACCGACTTCCTCGACTACAACGACTTCCTCGACAACGCCGACGCCGCGATCGAGGCACTGGACCTGCAGGGCATCCTGCAGGTAGCCAGCTTCCATCCGGATTACCAGTTCGAGGGCGTGGCCGCCGACGACGCCAGCAACTACACCAACCGTGCGCCCTTCCCCACCCTGCACCTGCTGCGCGAGGACAGCGTGGCGCGCGCGGTGGACGTCTATCCGGACCCGGACGTGATCGTCGAGCGCAACATCCAGACCCTGGACCGCATCGGCGTGGACGGCTGGCATCGCCGCCTGCGTGGCGACGACCTGTCATGA